The following are from one region of the Brienomyrus brachyistius isolate T26 chromosome 13, BBRACH_0.4, whole genome shotgun sequence genome:
- the LOC125705951 gene encoding leucine-rich repeat-containing G-protein coupled receptor 4-like isoform X2 has protein sequence MLQNNQLKTVPSQALRGLHALQSLRLDANHITEVPEDSFEGLQQLRHLWLDDNNLAEVPMGPLGNVGSLQALTLALNRITRIPDRAFANFSSLVVLHLHNNKIKEIGKNSFNGLDNLETLDLNFNNLETFPEAVQALPKLKELGFHSNNIAVIPERAFQNNPLLRTIHLYDNPLSFVGVSAFQNLSDLHSLMLRGASKTELFPSLTGAVTLESLTLTGTQIGAIPSWLCEDLQSLRTLDLSYNEIKELPGFQGCFQLEELNLQHNHIQLIHRDTFQGLASLHILDLSRNEITSIHQDAFSSLTSLTNLDLSLNHLSTLPTAGLSSLNQLKLTGNLEMKGPLIPRHLPRLRTISLPYAYQCCAFTGCESVLSSTQEDEGKTGVSNADSAEEEERIPLPLHCSPSPGAFKPCEYLLGSWMIRLTVWFICLVALLCNTLVLAATFSGGRTPSPAKLLLGLLAAANLLLGIYVGLLATLDGATWGVFGHFGVRWETGPGCRAAGFLAIFSSEAGVLLLALAAVERSVAVRLLLRKGPRRRRYGRVHLAAALLALLAGAAACLPLFHVGEFSASPLCLPFSASDTASLGFTVALVLLNSLAYLLMAVVYTHLYCGLGKSHLLEPFQASMVRHVAWLIFTNCLFFCPVAAFSFAPLLTGVANSPEIMKSVTLIFFPLPACLNPVLYIFFNPYFREDWRRLRGRSSARAEAAGPGPVRRATQDEGSGAGHGAACECGMYSELQASLALCDCCESVLLSAPPVCKHLIRSHSCPALAGGPGPRTEGYWVDCGTPSAQSEYADEGDSFVSDSSDQVQACGRACFYKSRGFPLVHYSYNIPCIKD, from the exons ATGTTACAGAACAACCAGCTGAAGACGGTGCCAAGCCAGGCTCTGCGAGGTCTCCACGCTCTCCAGTCCCT CCGCCTGGATGCCAACCACATCACAGAGGTCCCGGAAGACAGCTTCGAGGGCCTGCAGCAACTGCGACACCTGTGGCTGGATGACAACAACCTGGCCGAGGTGCCCATGGGACCCCTTGGGAATGTGGGTAGCCTCCAGGCTCTGACACTGGCCCTCAATCGCATCACCCGCATCCCTGACCGTGCCTTCGCCAACTTCTCCAGCCTGGTGGTGCT GCATCTGCACAACAATAAAATCAAGGAGATTGGGAAGAATTCCTTCAATGGCCTCGACAACCTAGAAACCTT agaTTTAAACTTCAACAACCTGGAGACATTTCCGGAAGCAGTTCAGGCACTACCCAAACTGAAGGAGCT GGGATTTCACAGCAACAACATCGCGGTCATTCCGGAGAGGGCGTTTCAGAATAACCCACTGCTGCGCACCAT CCACCTGTATGACAACCCACTCTCCTTTGTGGGAGTCTCGGCCTTTCAGAACCTGTCCGATCTACATTCCCT GATGCTGCGCGGGGCCAGTAAGACGGAGCTcttccccagcctgacgggAGCCGTTACCCTGGAGAGCCT GACGCTGACGGGGACACAGATCGGCGCCATTCCCTCCTGGCTTTGTGAGGACCTGCAGTCACTGAGGACGCT AGATCTGTCGTACAATGAAATTAAGGAGCTACCAGGATTTCAAGGCTGTTTTCAGCTTGAGGAACT AAACCTGCAGCACAATCACATCCAGCTGATCCACAGGGACACCTTCCAGGGACTGGCCTCACTGCACATCCT AGACCTCAGCAGGAATGAGATCACGTCGATTCATCAGGACGCGTTCTCTTCCTTGACATCACTAACAAACCT GGACTTGAGCTTGAACCATCTCAGCACCCTCCCGACGGCGGGACTCAGCAGTCTAAACCAGCTCAAGCTGACCGGGAACCTGGAAATGAAGGGTCCTCTGATACCTCGGCACCTTCCCAGGCTAAG AACTATCTCGCTTCCCTATGCTTACCAATGCTGTGCCTTCACTGGATGCGAAAGCGTCCTGAGCTCGACCCAGGAGGATGAAGGGAAGACGGGTGTCAGCAATGCGGACA GTGCCGAGGAGGAAGAGAGGATCCCACTTCCCCTGCATTGCTCTCCTTCCCCAG GGGCCTTCAAGCCGTGCGAGTACCTGCTGGGCAGCTGGATGATCCGGCTCACGGTGTGGTTCATCTGCCTGGTGGCGCTGCTGTGCAACACTCTGGTTCTGGCCGCCACCTTCTCCGGGGGCAGGACGCCATCTCCCGCCAAGCTGCTGCTGGGGCTGCTGGCAGCCGCCAACCTGCTACTGGGGATCTACGTGGGCTTGCTGGCCACGCTGGACGGCGCTACCTGGGGCGTCTTCGGTCACTTTGGCGTGCGCTGGGAGACGGGGCCGGGCTGCCGTGCCGCCGGCTTCCTGGCCATCTTCTCTTCGGAAGCCGGCGTGCTGCTGCTGGCACTGGCCGCAGTGGAACGCAGTGTGGCAGTGCGGCTGCTACTCCGCAAGGGCCCACGGCGCCGCCGCTATGGCCGCGTGCACCTggccgccgccctgctggcgTTACTGGCCGGGGCAGCGGCCTGTCTGCCCCTCTTCCATGTGGGCGAGTTCTCCGCATCGCCGCTCTGCCTGCCCTTCTCCGCCAGCGACACGGCCTCACTGGGCTTCACCGTTGCCTTGGTGCTGCTCAACTCGCTGGCCTACCTGCTAATGGCCGTGGTCTACACCCACCTGTACTGCGGCCTGGgcaagagccacctgctggagcCCTTTCAGGCCAGCATGGTCCGGCACGTGGCCTGGCTCATCTTCACCAACTGCCTCTTCTTCTGCCCCGTGGCCGCCTTCTCCTTCGCTCCGCTCCTCACCGGCGTCGCCAACAGCCCAGAGATCATGAAGTCCGTGACGCTCATCTTCTTCCCACTGCCCGCCTGCCTCAACCCCGTGCTCTACATCTTCTTCAACCCGTACTTCAGGGAGGACTGGCGCCGACTACGGGGCCGCTCCTCCGCCAGGGccgaggctgcggggccagggCCGGTTCGGAGGGCCACGCAGGATGAGGGCTCCGGGGCCGGCCACGGTGCAGCCTGCGAGTGTGGCATGTACTCAGAGCTGCAGGCCAGCTTGGCCCTGTGTGACTGCTGTGAGTCTGTGTTGCTCTCGGCACCCCCTGTCTGCAAACACTTGATCCGCTCCCACAGCTGTCCAGCACTGGCCGGGGGGCCTGGCCCACGGACCGAGGGCTACTGGGTAGACTGCGGCACCCCATCGGCACAGTCAGAGTACGCCGACGAGGGTGACTCATTCGTGTCCGACAGCTCCGACCAGGTGCAGGCTTGCGGTCGGGCCTGTTTCTATAAGAGCCGTGGATTCCCCCTCGTCCATTACTCTTACAACATCCCCTGCATTAAGGACTGA
- the LOC125705952 gene encoding switch-associated protein 70-like isoform X1: MTAAGLCARTRGFRGAGRSEMGLRDDLLKSIWHAFTALDVDRSGKVSKSQLKVLSHNLCTVMKIRHDPVALEEHFKDDDEGPVSNQGYMPYLNKFILDKVQDNFDRLEFNKMCWTLCVKKNLNRNHLLINEEDAFKVWCIFNYLSEDRYPLVIVSEEIEFFLRRLTEAMGGGWIVEKFQKYKMQLQRKQNCLSVWELIELVGMGYFSKGMDRQTLSMGITEIFQELILGVIKQGYMMKKGHKRKNWTERWFVLRLSSISYFVGEDLAEKKGDIVLDRNCCVESLPDKEGRKCLFIIKCSDKSFEISASDKKKKQEWIQAIQTCLNLMRLGLPSPHHDGRQKRRELRLRQQAEQEELEDRMKRLQATNETRQCELETLRMKLEEAAAKAAREERMRLHTQRELQDRYRTDLEREKMVRLQMEQQVAQKSSELEQYLQRVRELEDMYHRLEEALEDERQARQDEEAMRKLQARLLEEEATKRTELEQIHLQQQRAIAQTQSEKQQLQNERLAKEAALQDAMEQLSQLESERQGALEQYQEVMKKLENATIKTQSWKDKVAQQEGLIRLIQPGSKGPQRITNWGPAAFTDTELNLREKSWQEKKNRPGQTQ; this comes from the exons gttttgtcacacaacttgtGCACCGTGATGAAAATCCGGCATGACCCGGTTGCTCTTGAGGAACACTTCAAGGATGACGATGAGGGTCCTGTCTCCAACCAGGGCTATATGCCCTACCTCAATAAGTTCATACTGGACAAG GTCCAAGACAACTTTGACAGACTGGAATTCAACAAGATGTGTTGGACTCTGTGCGTCAAGAAAAACCTTAACAGGAACCATCTCCTCATCAACGAGGAGGACGCGTTCAAGGTCTGGTGCATTTTCAACTACCTGTCTGAGGACAGATACCCCCTGGTCATCGTCAGCGAAGAG ATTGAGTTTTTTCTCCGGAGGCTGACGGAAGCTATGGGCGGCGGCTGGATCGTGGAGAAGTTTCAGAAGTACAAGATGCAGCTGCAGAGGAAGCAGAACTGCCTGAGTGTCTGGGAGCTGATCGAGCTCGTGGGCATGGGCTACTTCAGCAAGGGCATGGACCGGCAGACCCTCTCCATGGGCATCACGGAGATCTTCCAAGAGCTCATCCTAGGTGTCATCAAACAA GGATAtatgatgaaaaaaggtcacaaAAGGAAAAACTGGACAGAGCGCTGGTTCGTGCTGAGACTGAGCTCCATCTCCTACTTTGTGGGTGAGGACTTGGCAGAGAAAAAGGGGGATATTGTGCTGGACAGGAACTGCTGTGTTGAG tctTTACCAGACAAGGAGGGAAGGAAATGTCTTTTCATCATCAAATGTTCTGACAAGAGTTTTGAGATCAGTGCGTCGGACAAAAAGAAGAAACAGGAATGGATTCAAG CCATCCAGACCTGCTTGAACCTGATGAGACTGGGGCTTCCGTCACCTCACCACGACGGACGGCAGAAGCGCAGGGAGCTGCGTCTGCGGCAGCAGGCCGAGCAGGAGGAGCTGGAAGACAGGATGAAGCGGCTGCAGGCCACCAACGAGACGCGGCAGTGCGAGCTGGAGACCCTGAGGATG aaactggaggaggCGGCAGCCAAAGCCGCGCGGGAGGAGAGGATGCGCCTGCACACTCAGAGGGAGCTCCAGGACCGCTACAGAACCGACCTGGAGAGGGAGAAAATG GTACGGCTGCAGATGGAGCAGCAGGTGGCTCAGAAGTCCAGCGAGCTGGAGCAGTATCTGCAGCGCGTGCGCGAGCTGGAGGACATGTACCACCGCCTGGAGGAGGCGCTGGAGGACGAGAGGCAAGCCCGGCAGGATGAGGAGGCTATGCGCAAGCTGCAGGCCAG GCTGCTGGAGGAGGAGGCGACAAAGCGCACGGAGCTGGAGCAGATCCACCTGCAGCAGCAGCGAGCCATCGCCCAGACCCAGTCGGAGAAGCAGCAGCTGCAGAACGAGCGGCTCGCCAAGGAGGCCGCGCTGCAGGACGCCATGGAGCAGCTGTCGCAGCTGGAGAGCGAGAGGCAGGGGGCGCTGGAGCAGtaccag GAGGTGATGAAGAAACTGGAAAATGCAACGATTAAGACGCAGAGCTGGAAGGACAAGGTGGCCCAGCAAGAGGGGCTGATCCGCCTCATTCAGCCAG GCTCCAAGGGACCCCAGAGGATCACAAACTGGGGGCCTGCGGCCTTCACCGACACCGAGCTGAACCTGAGGGAGAAGAGCTGGCAGGAGAAGAAGAACAGGCCCGGACAAACCCAGTAG
- the LOC125705951 gene encoding leucine-rich repeat-containing G-protein coupled receptor 4-like isoform X1, whose amino-acid sequence MCRLSLGILLSSCLLMCGGTAGRGQPGPAACASGCRCDGDGRADCSGRGLAVVPARLSAFTYYLDISMNNITELPANVFRNLTYLEELRLAGNDLTFIHPEALYGLHQLKVLMLQNNQLKTVPSQALRGLHALQSLRLDANHITEVPEDSFEGLQQLRHLWLDDNNLAEVPMGPLGNVGSLQALTLALNRITRIPDRAFANFSSLVVLHLHNNKIKEIGKNSFNGLDNLETLDLNFNNLETFPEAVQALPKLKELGFHSNNIAVIPERAFQNNPLLRTIHLYDNPLSFVGVSAFQNLSDLHSLMLRGASKTELFPSLTGAVTLESLTLTGTQIGAIPSWLCEDLQSLRTLDLSYNEIKELPGFQGCFQLEELNLQHNHIQLIHRDTFQGLASLHILDLSRNEITSIHQDAFSSLTSLTNLDLSLNHLSTLPTAGLSSLNQLKLTGNLEMKGPLIPRHLPRLRTISLPYAYQCCAFTGCESVLSSTQEDEGKTGVSNADSAEEEERIPLPLHCSPSPGAFKPCEYLLGSWMIRLTVWFICLVALLCNTLVLAATFSGGRTPSPAKLLLGLLAAANLLLGIYVGLLATLDGATWGVFGHFGVRWETGPGCRAAGFLAIFSSEAGVLLLALAAVERSVAVRLLLRKGPRRRRYGRVHLAAALLALLAGAAACLPLFHVGEFSASPLCLPFSASDTASLGFTVALVLLNSLAYLLMAVVYTHLYCGLGKSHLLEPFQASMVRHVAWLIFTNCLFFCPVAAFSFAPLLTGVANSPEIMKSVTLIFFPLPACLNPVLYIFFNPYFREDWRRLRGRSSARAEAAGPGPVRRATQDEGSGAGHGAACECGMYSELQASLALCDCCESVLLSAPPVCKHLIRSHSCPALAGGPGPRTEGYWVDCGTPSAQSEYADEGDSFVSDSSDQVQACGRACFYKSRGFPLVHYSYNIPCIKD is encoded by the exons ACGGCTGGCGGGAAACGATCtgacattcatccatccagaaGCCCTCTATGGACTCCACCAGCTCAAAGTCCT GATGTTACAGAACAACCAGCTGAAGACGGTGCCAAGCCAGGCTCTGCGAGGTCTCCACGCTCTCCAGTCCCT CCGCCTGGATGCCAACCACATCACAGAGGTCCCGGAAGACAGCTTCGAGGGCCTGCAGCAACTGCGACACCTGTGGCTGGATGACAACAACCTGGCCGAGGTGCCCATGGGACCCCTTGGGAATGTGGGTAGCCTCCAGGCTCTGACACTGGCCCTCAATCGCATCACCCGCATCCCTGACCGTGCCTTCGCCAACTTCTCCAGCCTGGTGGTGCT GCATCTGCACAACAATAAAATCAAGGAGATTGGGAAGAATTCCTTCAATGGCCTCGACAACCTAGAAACCTT agaTTTAAACTTCAACAACCTGGAGACATTTCCGGAAGCAGTTCAGGCACTACCCAAACTGAAGGAGCT GGGATTTCACAGCAACAACATCGCGGTCATTCCGGAGAGGGCGTTTCAGAATAACCCACTGCTGCGCACCAT CCACCTGTATGACAACCCACTCTCCTTTGTGGGAGTCTCGGCCTTTCAGAACCTGTCCGATCTACATTCCCT GATGCTGCGCGGGGCCAGTAAGACGGAGCTcttccccagcctgacgggAGCCGTTACCCTGGAGAGCCT GACGCTGACGGGGACACAGATCGGCGCCATTCCCTCCTGGCTTTGTGAGGACCTGCAGTCACTGAGGACGCT AGATCTGTCGTACAATGAAATTAAGGAGCTACCAGGATTTCAAGGCTGTTTTCAGCTTGAGGAACT AAACCTGCAGCACAATCACATCCAGCTGATCCACAGGGACACCTTCCAGGGACTGGCCTCACTGCACATCCT AGACCTCAGCAGGAATGAGATCACGTCGATTCATCAGGACGCGTTCTCTTCCTTGACATCACTAACAAACCT GGACTTGAGCTTGAACCATCTCAGCACCCTCCCGACGGCGGGACTCAGCAGTCTAAACCAGCTCAAGCTGACCGGGAACCTGGAAATGAAGGGTCCTCTGATACCTCGGCACCTTCCCAGGCTAAG AACTATCTCGCTTCCCTATGCTTACCAATGCTGTGCCTTCACTGGATGCGAAAGCGTCCTGAGCTCGACCCAGGAGGATGAAGGGAAGACGGGTGTCAGCAATGCGGACA GTGCCGAGGAGGAAGAGAGGATCCCACTTCCCCTGCATTGCTCTCCTTCCCCAG GGGCCTTCAAGCCGTGCGAGTACCTGCTGGGCAGCTGGATGATCCGGCTCACGGTGTGGTTCATCTGCCTGGTGGCGCTGCTGTGCAACACTCTGGTTCTGGCCGCCACCTTCTCCGGGGGCAGGACGCCATCTCCCGCCAAGCTGCTGCTGGGGCTGCTGGCAGCCGCCAACCTGCTACTGGGGATCTACGTGGGCTTGCTGGCCACGCTGGACGGCGCTACCTGGGGCGTCTTCGGTCACTTTGGCGTGCGCTGGGAGACGGGGCCGGGCTGCCGTGCCGCCGGCTTCCTGGCCATCTTCTCTTCGGAAGCCGGCGTGCTGCTGCTGGCACTGGCCGCAGTGGAACGCAGTGTGGCAGTGCGGCTGCTACTCCGCAAGGGCCCACGGCGCCGCCGCTATGGCCGCGTGCACCTggccgccgccctgctggcgTTACTGGCCGGGGCAGCGGCCTGTCTGCCCCTCTTCCATGTGGGCGAGTTCTCCGCATCGCCGCTCTGCCTGCCCTTCTCCGCCAGCGACACGGCCTCACTGGGCTTCACCGTTGCCTTGGTGCTGCTCAACTCGCTGGCCTACCTGCTAATGGCCGTGGTCTACACCCACCTGTACTGCGGCCTGGgcaagagccacctgctggagcCCTTTCAGGCCAGCATGGTCCGGCACGTGGCCTGGCTCATCTTCACCAACTGCCTCTTCTTCTGCCCCGTGGCCGCCTTCTCCTTCGCTCCGCTCCTCACCGGCGTCGCCAACAGCCCAGAGATCATGAAGTCCGTGACGCTCATCTTCTTCCCACTGCCCGCCTGCCTCAACCCCGTGCTCTACATCTTCTTCAACCCGTACTTCAGGGAGGACTGGCGCCGACTACGGGGCCGCTCCTCCGCCAGGGccgaggctgcggggccagggCCGGTTCGGAGGGCCACGCAGGATGAGGGCTCCGGGGCCGGCCACGGTGCAGCCTGCGAGTGTGGCATGTACTCAGAGCTGCAGGCCAGCTTGGCCCTGTGTGACTGCTGTGAGTCTGTGTTGCTCTCGGCACCCCCTGTCTGCAAACACTTGATCCGCTCCCACAGCTGTCCAGCACTGGCCGGGGGGCCTGGCCCACGGACCGAGGGCTACTGGGTAGACTGCGGCACCCCATCGGCACAGTCAGAGTACGCCGACGAGGGTGACTCATTCGTGTCCGACAGCTCCGACCAGGTGCAGGCTTGCGGTCGGGCCTGTTTCTATAAGAGCCGTGGATTCCCCCTCGTCCATTACTCTTACAACATCCCCTGCATTAAGGACTGA
- the LOC125705952 gene encoding switch-associated protein 70-like isoform X2, producing MTAAGLCARTRGFRGAGRSEMGLRDDLLKSIWHAFTALDVDRSGKVSKSQLKVLSHNLCTVMKIRHDPVALEEHFKDDDEGPVSNQGYMPYLNKFILDKVQDNFDRLEFNKMCWTLCVKKNLNRNHLLINEEDAFKVWCIFNYLSEDRYPLVIVSEEIEFFLRRLTEAMGGGWIVEKFQKYKMQLQRKQNCLSVWELIELVGMGYFSKGMDRQTLSMGITEIFQELILGVIKQGYMMKKGHKRKNWTERWFVLRLSSISYFVGEDLAEKKGDIVLDRNCCVESLPDKEGRKCLFIIKCSDKSFEISASDKKKKQEWIQAIQTCLNLMRLGLPSPHHDGRQKRRELRLRQQAEQEELEDRMKRLQATNETRQCELETLRMKLEEAAAKAAREERMRLHTQRELQDRYRTDLEREKMVRLQMEQQVAQKSSELEQYLQRVRELEDMYHRLEEALEDERLLEEEATKRTELEQIHLQQQRAIAQTQSEKQQLQNERLAKEAALQDAMEQLSQLESERQGALEQYQEVMKKLENATIKTQSWKDKVAQQEGLIRLIQPGSKGPQRITNWGPAAFTDTELNLREKSWQEKKNRPGQTQ from the exons gttttgtcacacaacttgtGCACCGTGATGAAAATCCGGCATGACCCGGTTGCTCTTGAGGAACACTTCAAGGATGACGATGAGGGTCCTGTCTCCAACCAGGGCTATATGCCCTACCTCAATAAGTTCATACTGGACAAG GTCCAAGACAACTTTGACAGACTGGAATTCAACAAGATGTGTTGGACTCTGTGCGTCAAGAAAAACCTTAACAGGAACCATCTCCTCATCAACGAGGAGGACGCGTTCAAGGTCTGGTGCATTTTCAACTACCTGTCTGAGGACAGATACCCCCTGGTCATCGTCAGCGAAGAG ATTGAGTTTTTTCTCCGGAGGCTGACGGAAGCTATGGGCGGCGGCTGGATCGTGGAGAAGTTTCAGAAGTACAAGATGCAGCTGCAGAGGAAGCAGAACTGCCTGAGTGTCTGGGAGCTGATCGAGCTCGTGGGCATGGGCTACTTCAGCAAGGGCATGGACCGGCAGACCCTCTCCATGGGCATCACGGAGATCTTCCAAGAGCTCATCCTAGGTGTCATCAAACAA GGATAtatgatgaaaaaaggtcacaaAAGGAAAAACTGGACAGAGCGCTGGTTCGTGCTGAGACTGAGCTCCATCTCCTACTTTGTGGGTGAGGACTTGGCAGAGAAAAAGGGGGATATTGTGCTGGACAGGAACTGCTGTGTTGAG tctTTACCAGACAAGGAGGGAAGGAAATGTCTTTTCATCATCAAATGTTCTGACAAGAGTTTTGAGATCAGTGCGTCGGACAAAAAGAAGAAACAGGAATGGATTCAAG CCATCCAGACCTGCTTGAACCTGATGAGACTGGGGCTTCCGTCACCTCACCACGACGGACGGCAGAAGCGCAGGGAGCTGCGTCTGCGGCAGCAGGCCGAGCAGGAGGAGCTGGAAGACAGGATGAAGCGGCTGCAGGCCACCAACGAGACGCGGCAGTGCGAGCTGGAGACCCTGAGGATG aaactggaggaggCGGCAGCCAAAGCCGCGCGGGAGGAGAGGATGCGCCTGCACACTCAGAGGGAGCTCCAGGACCGCTACAGAACCGACCTGGAGAGGGAGAAAATG GTACGGCTGCAGATGGAGCAGCAGGTGGCTCAGAAGTCCAGCGAGCTGGAGCAGTATCTGCAGCGCGTGCGCGAGCTGGAGGACATGTACCACCGCCTGGAGGAGGCGCTGGAGGACGAGAG GCTGCTGGAGGAGGAGGCGACAAAGCGCACGGAGCTGGAGCAGATCCACCTGCAGCAGCAGCGAGCCATCGCCCAGACCCAGTCGGAGAAGCAGCAGCTGCAGAACGAGCGGCTCGCCAAGGAGGCCGCGCTGCAGGACGCCATGGAGCAGCTGTCGCAGCTGGAGAGCGAGAGGCAGGGGGCGCTGGAGCAGtaccag GAGGTGATGAAGAAACTGGAAAATGCAACGATTAAGACGCAGAGCTGGAAGGACAAGGTGGCCCAGCAAGAGGGGCTGATCCGCCTCATTCAGCCAG GCTCCAAGGGACCCCAGAGGATCACAAACTGGGGGCCTGCGGCCTTCACCGACACCGAGCTGAACCTGAGGGAGAAGAGCTGGCAGGAGAAGAAGAACAGGCCCGGACAAACCCAGTAG